From Afipia carboxidovorans OM5, one genomic window encodes:
- a CDS encoding lipopolysaccharide biosynthesis protein, which produces MAFTNADHLTNDPSSLIDRLRRAVSGDSDTSLTNRLAGTVFAIRVLSAGLAYLVLILLARWMTGSEYGVYVYVWTWVPLLGSVLDFGLSATAQKVIPEYRTDGSVALLRGFLFGSRAIAFVASSIVAVGLAGLVYLLTPWLEPELPAPLYIGCTILPAFVLANMHDGIARSHDWMRLGLMPQYIARQGLLIAFAAGMIGLGMNLSAVAAMVASAIAAWLAMLGQMFILNRRLHHQVVHGPRAYALGDWLKISLPIMMMESFYLLLSYTDILMLQHFRSSEEVGLYFAVVKTLSLVAFIHFSIAATTAHRFTEYFASGNTERLSAYVAYAIKWTFWPSLAATLLLLAVGKPLLWLFGPQFTSGYGIMFVAAIGLIARAAIGPVERLLNMSGHQNTCALTYALAFLMNVGLCILLVPRYGGYGAAIATSAALVCESILLFILTKRKLGLHVFAFGGRKVS; this is translated from the coding sequence TTGGCTTTCACGAACGCCGATCATCTGACGAACGATCCGTCGAGCCTGATCGACCGGCTGCGTCGTGCGGTCAGTGGCGACAGTGATACGTCGCTGACCAATCGCCTCGCCGGAACGGTGTTCGCCATTCGTGTGCTGAGCGCGGGCCTCGCCTATCTCGTGCTGATCCTGCTCGCACGCTGGATGACGGGTTCGGAATACGGCGTCTACGTCTATGTCTGGACCTGGGTGCCGCTGCTCGGCAGCGTGCTCGACTTCGGCCTCTCCGCCACCGCGCAGAAAGTGATTCCGGAATACCGCACCGACGGCAGCGTCGCGTTGCTGCGCGGTTTCCTGTTCGGCAGCCGCGCCATCGCATTCGTGGCGTCGAGCATAGTTGCCGTAGGGCTCGCCGGGCTCGTCTATCTGCTGACGCCGTGGCTCGAGCCCGAACTTCCGGCGCCGCTTTATATCGGATGCACAATCCTGCCGGCCTTTGTCCTCGCCAACATGCACGACGGCATCGCCCGCTCGCACGACTGGATGCGGCTCGGCCTGATGCCGCAATACATCGCCCGCCAGGGGCTCCTGATCGCCTTCGCCGCCGGCATGATCGGGCTCGGCATGAATCTGAGCGCAGTCGCCGCGATGGTGGCGAGCGCGATCGCGGCCTGGCTTGCGATGCTGGGTCAGATGTTCATCCTGAACCGCCGCCTGCACCATCAGGTCGTGCACGGCCCGCGCGCTTATGCGCTGGGCGACTGGCTGAAAATCTCGCTGCCGATCATGATGATGGAGAGCTTCTATCTGCTCTTGTCCTACACCGACATCCTGATGCTGCAGCACTTCCGCTCCTCGGAGGAAGTCGGCCTCTACTTCGCCGTGGTGAAGACGCTCTCGCTTGTCGCCTTCATCCATTTCTCGATCGCGGCGACGACCGCCCACCGCTTCACCGAATATTTCGCAAGCGGCAACACCGAGCGGCTGTCGGCCTATGTCGCCTATGCGATCAAATGGACGTTCTGGCCCTCGCTCGCGGCGACGCTCTTGCTGCTCGCGGTCGGCAAGCCGCTGCTATGGCTGTTCGGCCCGCAATTCACCAGCGGCTACGGCATCATGTTCGTAGCGGCGATCGGCCTCATCGCGCGCGCGGCGATCGGCCCGGTCGAGCGGCTTCTCAACATGAGCGGCCACCAGAACACCTGCGCGCTGACTTACGCGCTCGCCTTCCTGATGAATGTCGGGCTCTGCATCCTGCTGGTGCCGCGCTACGGCGGCTACGGCGCCGCGATCGCGACCTCGGCCGCGCTCGTGTGCGAGAGCATCCTGTTGTTCATCCTCACTAAGCGCAAGCTCGGTCTGCACGTCTTCGCCTTCGGCGGACGCAAGGTCTCCTGA
- a CDS encoding DUF924 family protein: MIVTTPFSPDDVISFWREAGAERWFKADADFDASIRARYLGLWEEARAGKCADWASSAEGILALIIVLDQFPRNIFRGSADAFATDPQARELTAQAIAQGFDQQIPADLRAFVYMPLMHSEDPKDQLRSLEVFRALGNANNLDFAQIHADIIRKFGRFPHRNTVLGRQTTAEEAAFLASGGFAG; encoded by the coding sequence ATGATCGTGACCACTCCCTTCTCTCCCGATGACGTGATCTCTTTCTGGCGCGAGGCCGGCGCGGAGCGCTGGTTCAAGGCGGACGCGGATTTCGATGCCAGCATCCGCGCGCGCTATCTCGGCCTGTGGGAAGAAGCGCGCGCGGGGAAGTGTGCGGACTGGGCTTCGAGCGCCGAAGGCATTCTCGCGCTCATCATCGTGCTCGATCAGTTTCCGCGAAACATCTTTCGCGGCAGTGCGGATGCGTTCGCCACCGATCCGCAGGCGCGCGAACTGACCGCGCAAGCGATCGCACAGGGTTTCGACCAGCAGATTCCGGCCGACCTGCGCGCGTTTGTCTACATGCCGCTGATGCATTCGGAAGACCCGAAGGATCAGCTCCGCAGCCTCGAGGTGTTCCGCGCGCTCGGCAACGCCAACAATCTCGACTTCGCGCAGATTCACGCCGACATCATCCGCAAGTTCGGTCGCTTCCCGCATCGGAACACCGTGCTCGGCCGGCAGACCACGGCGGAGGAAGCCGCCTTCCTCGCCAGCGGCGGCTTCGCGGGCTAG
- a CDS encoding long-chain-fatty-acid--CoA ligase, with protein MERVWLKSYPPGVPAEIDTSRYASLVDLIEESLKTYADRTAFTCMGTSLSYREYNACSAALAAYLQSLKLSPGARVGIMMPNVLQHPIASTAILRAGYVAVNINPLYTPRELEVQLNDSGAEAIIVLENFAHTLEKVHAETAMRHVIVATLGDLMGMKGWLVNFVVRHVKKMVPAFSLPGAVGFNDALTRGCKVPFKRPTLGPDDIAFLQYTGGTTGIAKGAVLLHRNIVANVLQNDAWLQPALKKKPVDGQFLQVCALPLYHIFALSACFLLTLRAGGASLLIPNPRDIPGFIKELKRYRVHSLPAVNTLYNALLHAPGFDEIDFSGLIACAGGGMAVQRAVAEEWKKRTGCAIAEGYGLSETSPVLTCNPSDIEDFNGTVGLPVPSTLISIRDDTDNEVPLGERGEVCASGPQVMQGYWNRPEETAQAMTADGYFRTGDIGLFTPEGYLRIVDRKKDMILVSGFNVYPNEVEEVLASHPGVRECAVIGVPDGKSGEVVKAFVIRKDPALTEDALIAYAVERLSKYKAPKRIEFRTELPKSNVGKILRRALRDEETARQ; from the coding sequence ATGGAACGTGTCTGGCTCAAGAGTTATCCGCCCGGCGTTCCAGCGGAGATCGACACGAGCCGTTACGCCTCGCTGGTCGATCTGATCGAAGAGAGCCTCAAGACCTACGCTGACCGTACCGCGTTCACCTGCATGGGCACCTCGCTCAGCTATCGCGAGTACAACGCGTGTTCCGCAGCGCTCGCCGCCTATCTGCAAAGCCTCAAGCTCAGCCCTGGCGCGCGCGTCGGCATCATGATGCCGAACGTGCTGCAGCATCCGATCGCCTCAACCGCGATTTTGCGCGCGGGTTATGTCGCCGTGAACATCAATCCGCTCTACACGCCGCGCGAACTCGAAGTGCAGTTGAACGACAGCGGTGCCGAAGCGATCATCGTTCTGGAGAACTTCGCGCACACGCTGGAGAAGGTGCACGCCGAAACCGCGATGCGTCATGTCATTGTCGCAACGCTGGGCGATCTGATGGGCATGAAGGGATGGCTCGTCAATTTCGTCGTGCGCCACGTCAAGAAAATGGTGCCTGCGTTCTCGCTGCCCGGCGCGGTGGGCTTCAACGATGCGCTGACGCGCGGGTGTAAGGTGCCGTTCAAGCGGCCCACGCTCGGCCCGGACGACATCGCCTTCCTGCAATACACCGGCGGCACCACCGGCATCGCCAAGGGCGCGGTGCTGCTTCATCGCAACATCGTCGCCAACGTGCTGCAGAACGATGCATGGCTGCAGCCGGCACTGAAGAAAAAGCCCGTCGACGGCCAGTTTCTGCAGGTCTGCGCGCTGCCGCTCTATCATATCTTCGCGCTCAGCGCCTGTTTCCTGCTGACGCTGCGTGCGGGCGGCGCGAGCCTTTTGATTCCCAACCCGCGCGACATTCCGGGCTTCATCAAGGAATTGAAACGCTACCGCGTTCACAGCCTGCCCGCCGTCAACACGCTCTACAACGCGCTGCTGCATGCGCCGGGCTTCGACGAGATCGACTTCAGCGGCCTCATCGCCTGCGCGGGCGGCGGCATGGCGGTGCAGCGCGCCGTCGCCGAGGAATGGAAGAAGCGCACCGGCTGCGCCATCGCCGAAGGCTACGGCCTGTCGGAAACCTCGCCGGTGCTGACCTGCAATCCCTCCGACATCGAGGACTTCAACGGCACCGTCGGCCTGCCGGTACCCTCGACATTGATCTCGATCCGCGATGATACGGATAACGAAGTGCCGCTCGGCGAACGCGGCGAAGTCTGCGCCAGCGGCCCGCAGGTGATGCAGGGCTACTGGAACAGACCGGAGGAAACCGCGCAGGCGATGACGGCCGATGGTTACTTCCGCACCGGCGATATCGGACTGTTCACGCCTGAGGGTTATCTGCGGATCGTGGATCGCAAGAAAGACATGATCCTGGTGTCTGGCTTCAACGTCTACCCCAACGAAGTCGAGGAGGTTCTGGCAAGCCACCCCGGCGTGCGGGAATGCGCGGTGATCGGCGTGCCGGACGGCAAGTCCGGCGAGGTGGTGAAGGCTTTCGTCATCAGGAAGGACCCTGCACTCACCGAAGACGCCTTGATCGCCTACGCCGTCGAGCGGCTCAGCAAGTACAAGGCTCCGAAGCGCATCGAATTCCGCACCGAACTGCCGAAATCCAACGTCGGAAAAATTCTTCGCCGCGCGCTGCGTGACGAAGAGACTGCGAGGCAATGA
- a CDS encoding D-alanyl-D-alanine carboxypeptidase family protein produces the protein MTDLALRHSGAFRIWLIAIAAALSLSLWARPAQAEAYLLIDASSGKVLQATNATQPWYPASLTKIMTAYVTLSAVKQGRINLDTLLTVSPNALSQAPSKMGFPAGTQVTVDNALKMMMVKSANDMAVVLAEGVGGSVDGFSALMNETARQLGMTQTHYVNPNGLPDDRQISSARDLGILSRAFYRDLPEYQYYAHLPGIKFGRRITHNFNKLIGRYPGADGLKTGFICASGFNLVASATRNDRHLIAVVLGASSSAQRTVKAAQLLEKGFNGSKLAWLKPSLGTVEQLPPVDALPPNLRDQVCGPHRKRPAAEDEDDDIEITLDNQSDVANPTYALAKLQTNIKASDILSVPAVLAQPVIVYTGPARTGSALIAADAEESARQAASIAAHKKRRKAAKTAKKPAAHKPEKQEAKQDSKPAASKHAAPKPAASGKTKHATASASEPAAKPAAKPAAKPAAKPAAHPAPKPAAAAPAKPKPKPTASQKDSAPKT, from the coding sequence GTGACTGATCTTGCTCTTCGTCATTCCGGCGCGTTTCGCATTTGGCTGATCGCAATCGCCGCTGCGCTGTCGTTGTCGCTCTGGGCGCGCCCCGCGCAGGCCGAAGCCTATCTCCTGATCGATGCAAGCTCCGGCAAGGTGCTGCAGGCGACCAACGCGACACAGCCGTGGTATCCGGCGTCGCTCACCAAGATCATGACCGCCTATGTCACGCTGTCGGCGGTGAAGCAGGGCCGCATCAACCTCGACACGCTCCTCACGGTGTCGCCGAATGCGCTGTCGCAGGCGCCCTCGAAGATGGGCTTCCCCGCCGGCACGCAGGTCACCGTCGATAACGCGCTGAAGATGATGATGGTGAAGTCGGCGAACGACATGGCCGTCGTGCTCGCCGAAGGCGTCGGCGGCTCGGTCGATGGTTTCAGCGCCCTGATGAACGAGACCGCACGGCAGCTCGGCATGACGCAGACGCACTACGTCAACCCGAACGGCCTGCCCGACGACCGCCAGATCTCCTCGGCGCGCGACCTCGGCATTCTCTCGCGCGCGTTCTATCGTGACCTGCCAGAGTATCAGTATTACGCGCATCTGCCCGGCATCAAATTCGGCCGTCGCATCACGCATAACTTCAACAAGCTGATCGGCCGCTATCCCGGCGCCGATGGTCTCAAGACCGGCTTCATCTGCGCCTCGGGCTTCAACCTTGTCGCCAGCGCCACGCGCAACGACCGCCATCTGATCGCCGTCGTGCTTGGCGCCTCGTCGTCGGCGCAGCGCACGGTCAAGGCCGCGCAGCTTCTCGAGAAGGGATTCAACGGCAGCAAGCTCGCCTGGCTGAAGCCCTCGCTCGGCACCGTCGAGCAGTTGCCGCCGGTCGATGCGCTGCCGCCGAACCTGCGCGATCAGGTCTGCGGGCCGCACCGCAAGCGCCCCGCCGCCGAGGATGAGGACGACGATATCGAGATCACGCTCGACAATCAGAGCGACGTCGCCAATCCGACCTACGCGCTTGCGAAGCTGCAGACCAACATCAAGGCGTCCGACATTCTCTCGGTGCCGGCCGTTCTCGCGCAGCCGGTGATCGTCTACACCGGCCCGGCGCGCACCGGCTCCGCGCTGATTGCAGCGGACGCCGAGGAAAGCGCGCGGCAGGCCGCGAGCATCGCTGCTCACAAGAAGCGCCGCAAGGCTGCGAAGACCGCGAAGAAGCCCGCCGCTCACAAGCCCGAGAAGCAGGAAGCCAAGCAGGACAGCAAGCCGGCGGCATCAAAGCACGCCGCGCCGAAACCGGCGGCATCGGGCAAGACCAAGCATGCGACGGCCTCCGCATCCGAACCTGCTGCGAAGCCCGCGGCAAAACCGGCCGCGAAACCGGCAGCCAAACCCGCCGCTCACCCGGCGCCGAAGCCGGCCGCAGCCGCTCCGGCAAAGCCGAAACCAAAGCCCACCGCCTCGCAAAAAGACTCCGCGCCCAAGACGTAA
- a CDS encoding glucan ABC transporter ATP-binding protein/ permease — protein sequence MALVRLYLRVLDQLGDEARLAWVLAFANLLLATAQFAEPVLFGRIIDVLSASPSTGGIAASVQSPWPLLAAWVGFGLFTIVCNAIVAWHADRLSHRQRQAVLTSYFDHIMQLPLTFHTGTHSGRLMKVMLQGTDALWRLWLSFFREHFAAVLSLVVLLPLAFYINWRLAGILFTLCIVFTALTTLVVRKTYSLQMEVESHYGDLAARASDALGNVALVQSFVRVEAEVQGLRGVADKLLSAQLPVLSWWALVVVMTRASTTITILAIFVVGIFLHQQGLASVGEIVMFVSFATMLIQKLEQVVGFINSIFMEAPRLQEFFDVLDAVPAVRDRPDAIDPGRLRGLVEFDNVSFSYDGKKPAVADVSFTALPGETIALVGETGAGKSTAIALLHRAFDPQSGAIKIDGMDIRTITLAALRRNIGVVFQEALLFNRSIAENLRVGKPDATDEELRAAAAGAQALDFIERSEQKFDTNAGERGRMLSGGERQRISIARALLKNPPILILDEATSALDAVTEAKVNAALDTVMQGRTAFVIAHRLSTIRNATRILVFDKGRVIESGTFDELVAHGGYFAELARAQFMVQENNRAELPVADTKS from the coding sequence ATGGCTCTTGTCCGTCTTTATCTGCGTGTCCTCGATCAGCTCGGCGACGAGGCCCGGCTTGCCTGGGTGCTGGCGTTCGCGAACCTCCTGCTCGCCACCGCGCAGTTCGCCGAACCGGTGCTGTTCGGCCGCATCATCGACGTGCTGTCCGCAAGCCCCTCGACCGGCGGCATCGCAGCGTCGGTGCAATCCCCGTGGCCGCTCCTTGCCGCATGGGTCGGCTTCGGCCTCTTCACCATCGTCTGCAACGCTATCGTCGCCTGGCACGCCGACCGCCTGTCGCACCGGCAGCGGCAGGCGGTGCTGACGAGCTATTTCGACCACATCATGCAACTGCCGCTCACCTTCCACACCGGCACCCATTCGGGCCGGCTGATGAAGGTGATGCTGCAAGGCACCGATGCGCTATGGCGGCTGTGGCTGTCATTCTTCCGCGAGCACTTCGCGGCCGTGCTCTCGCTCGTCGTGCTGCTGCCGCTCGCCTTCTACATCAACTGGCGGCTTGCCGGCATCCTGTTCACGCTGTGCATCGTCTTCACCGCGCTGACGACGCTCGTGGTGCGCAAGACCTATTCGCTGCAGATGGAGGTCGAATCCCATTACGGCGACCTCGCCGCCCGCGCCTCCGATGCACTCGGCAACGTCGCGCTGGTGCAAAGCTTCGTGCGGGTCGAGGCCGAGGTGCAGGGGCTGCGCGGCGTCGCCGACAAACTTCTCTCGGCGCAACTGCCGGTACTGTCGTGGTGGGCGCTCGTCGTGGTGATGACGCGCGCCTCGACCACCATCACCATTCTCGCGATCTTCGTCGTCGGCATCTTTTTACATCAGCAGGGCCTCGCCAGCGTCGGCGAGATCGTGATGTTCGTTTCCTTCGCCACCATGCTGATCCAGAAGCTCGAGCAGGTGGTCGGCTTCATCAACAGCATCTTCATGGAAGCGCCGCGGCTGCAGGAATTCTTCGACGTGCTCGACGCCGTGCCCGCGGTGCGCGACCGCCCCGACGCGATCGATCCCGGCCGCCTGCGCGGCCTCGTCGAATTCGATAACGTCTCGTTCTCCTATGACGGCAAGAAGCCCGCCGTCGCCGATGTCTCCTTCACCGCGCTGCCGGGCGAGACCATCGCGCTGGTCGGCGAGACCGGCGCGGGCAAATCCACCGCGATCGCGCTTTTGCATCGCGCCTTCGATCCGCAATCGGGCGCCATCAAGATCGACGGCATGGACATCCGCACCATCACGCTTGCGGCGCTGCGCCGGAACATCGGCGTGGTGTTTCAGGAAGCACTGCTGTTCAATCGCTCAATCGCGGAGAATTTGCGCGTCGGCAAGCCGGATGCGACCGACGAAGAACTGCGCGCGGCCGCGGCGGGCGCACAGGCCCTCGACTTCATCGAGCGCAGCGAACAGAAATTCGACACCAACGCCGGCGAGCGCGGGCGCATGCTCTCCGGCGGCGAGCGCCAGCGCATCTCGATTGCGCGCGCACTTCTGAAAAATCCGCCGATCCTCATTCTCGATGAGGCGACCAGCGCGCTCGACGCCGTGACCGAAGCCAAGGTCAACGCTGCGCTCGACACCGTGATGCAGGGCCGCACCGCGTTCGTGATTGCCCATCGCCTCTCCACCATCCGCAATGCCACGCGCATTCTGGTGTTCGACAAGGGCCGCGTGATCGAGAGTGGAACTTTCGACGAACTCGTCGCGCACGGTGGATATTTCGCCGAACTCGCCCGCGCACAATTCATGGTGCAGGAGAATAACCGCGCGGAATTGCCTGTTGCGGACACGAAATCCTGA
- the hisE gene encoding phosphoribosyl-ATP diphosphatase produces MSDSLERLYRAVIAARTLDPAASRTAKLFQRGPEKMAKKLAEEAIEVVIDAVGGRQDAVIRESADLLYNLTVLWAQAGISPQDIWDEMDRREQAQGIAEKLPKSKAAGGRGPVPVAPRHKAIVAPVLPRRVGG; encoded by the coding sequence ATGAGTGATTCGCTGGAGCGGCTATACCGTGCGGTGATCGCCGCGCGCACCCTTGACCCCGCCGCTTCGCGGACGGCGAAGCTGTTTCAGCGCGGGCCCGAGAAGATGGCCAAGAAGCTCGCCGAGGAAGCGATCGAAGTCGTGATCGATGCGGTCGGCGGACGGCAGGATGCGGTCATCCGCGAGAGCGCCGACCTTCTCTACAATCTGACGGTGCTGTGGGCGCAGGCCGGCATCTCGCCGCAGGATATCTGGGACGAGATGGATCGCCGCGAGCAGGCGCAGGGCATTGCCGAAAAATTGCCAAAGTCGAAAGCCGCCGGCGGTCGCGGGCCTGTTCCGGTTGCCCCCCGTCACAAGGCGATCGTCGCGCCTGTGCTCCCGCGCCGGGTTGGCGGCTGA
- a CDS encoding YqaA family protein, whose protein sequence is MLRRIYDWCIAAADKPYALWLMAAVSFAESSFFPVPPDIMLIPMALARPQRAWIYAMVCTIASVTGGVLGYAIGALLYDSVGQWLIQLYGYGNQVDAFRASYAEYGAWIILLKGLTPIPYKIVTITSGFAGYDIWLFVLFSVITRGGRFFVLAVLLNRYGATIRHHIEKRLGFWVTIGAIVLVLGFVAALWLF, encoded by the coding sequence ATGCTGAGACGGATCTACGACTGGTGCATCGCCGCCGCCGACAAGCCCTACGCGCTGTGGTTGATGGCAGCAGTGTCTTTTGCGGAAAGCTCGTTCTTTCCCGTTCCCCCGGACATCATGCTGATCCCGATGGCGCTTGCGAGGCCGCAGCGCGCCTGGATCTATGCGATGGTCTGCACCATCGCCTCGGTGACGGGCGGCGTGCTCGGCTATGCGATCGGCGCGCTGCTCTATGACTCGGTCGGGCAGTGGCTGATCCAGCTCTACGGCTACGGCAATCAGGTCGACGCCTTCCGCGCCTCCTATGCGGAGTATGGCGCGTGGATCATCCTGCTCAAGGGTCTGACGCCGATCCCCTACAAGATCGTCACCATCACCTCGGGTTTTGCCGGATACGATATCTGGCTGTTCGTGCTGTTCTCGGTGATCACCCGCGGCGGGCGCTTCTTCGTCCTCGCCGTGCTGCTCAACCGCTACGGTGCGACGATCCGCCACCATATCGAGAAGCGTCTCGGTTTCTGGGTCACGATCGGTGCCATCGTGCTGGTGCTGGGTTTCGTCGCGGCGCTCTGGCTGTTCTGA
- a CDS encoding GGDEF domain-containing protein codes for MDFESAKEIAERAMLHMLRENVPATPNNFTVWFNYCLGTPPDLKRTIDILVGNKRKFDSFVCDDLRTMYMATPGVHAPAAQNISEQLSQVMAQAQQYLATAITDNRDHIREIDGVATRADQGIDPRALIEALMAALASAASRASILETNFTEASQELDTIRGSLRDAEERAKTDTLTSLPNRRALEEFFRAAQMRAMEVEDPLSLLMLDIDHFKKFNDTYGHNVGDQVIRLIASVLRERVRENDLPARYGGEELIAVLPGADLATCRAVAERIRETVAGCHLTRRSTGESLPDISVSVGVAQFRPGESMASLIERCDRALYKAKASGRNCVITEDDLTDADCAA; via the coding sequence ATGGATTTCGAGTCCGCGAAGGAGATCGCGGAGCGTGCCATGCTTCATATGCTCCGGGAAAACGTCCCGGCCACGCCGAACAATTTCACCGTCTGGTTCAACTACTGCCTCGGCACGCCGCCCGATCTGAAGCGCACCATCGACATTCTGGTCGGCAACAAGCGCAAGTTCGACAGCTTTGTCTGCGACGACCTGCGTACGATGTATATGGCGACGCCCGGTGTTCACGCGCCCGCGGCGCAGAACATCTCCGAGCAGCTCAGTCAGGTGATGGCTCAGGCGCAGCAATATCTCGCGACTGCCATCACCGACAACCGCGACCACATCCGCGAGATCGACGGCGTCGCCACCCGCGCCGATCAGGGCATCGATCCGCGCGCGCTGATCGAGGCGTTGATGGCGGCACTGGCAAGCGCCGCAAGCCGCGCCTCGATCCTCGAGACCAATTTCACCGAAGCCTCGCAGGAGCTCGACACCATTCGCGGCTCGCTGCGCGATGCCGAGGAGCGCGCCAAGACCGATACGCTGACCTCGCTGCCGAACCGCCGGGCGCTGGAGGAATTCTTCCGTGCCGCACAGATGCGGGCGATGGAGGTCGAGGACCCGCTGAGCCTGTTGATGCTCGATATCGATCACTTCAAGAAGTTCAACGACACCTACGGCCACAATGTCGGCGATCAGGTCATCCGCCTGATCGCGAGCGTGCTGCGCGAGCGGGTGCGGGAGAACGATCTGCCGGCACGCTACGGCGGCGAGGAGTTGATCGCGGTTCTGCCGGGTGCCGACCTTGCGACCTGCCGCGCGGTGGCGGAGCGGATTCGCGAGACCGTCGCGGGTTGCCATCTCACCCGCCGCTCGACCGGGGAATCGCTGCCGGACATTTCCGTCTCGGTCGGCGTGGCGCAATTCCGCCCCGGCGAATCCATGGCCTCGCTGATCGAGCGTTGCGACCGCGCGCTCTACAAGGCGAAGGCGTCCGGCCGCAACTGCGTCATCACCGAAGACGATCTCACCGACGCTGACTGCGCGGCTTGA
- a CDS encoding DUF3551 domain-containing protein, with product MRIPAAFVLACAAMGLFWSASPAEARDYRYCLYEGFDTAGDCYYSTYAQCMASASGRVAYCNINPMYSGEPAKPRQRRKARPHRY from the coding sequence ATGCGCATCCCCGCTGCATTCGTACTGGCTTGCGCCGCGATGGGGCTGTTCTGGAGCGCGTCTCCGGCAGAGGCGCGGGACTATCGCTATTGCCTCTATGAAGGTTTTGATACCGCAGGCGACTGCTATTACAGCACCTACGCGCAATGCATGGCCTCAGCCTCGGGCCGCGTCGCCTATTGCAACATCAATCCGATGTATAGCGGCGAGCCCGCGAAGCCGCGCCAGCGCCGCAAGGCGCGCCCGCATCGCTATTAA
- the xdhC gene encoding xanthine dehydrogenase accessory protein XdhC yields the protein MFTHDDLRAFLACTGAYAVVRIVEAKGSTPRERGTIMLVSPTEILGSVGGGRLEFVAIARARELLAQGGAPVTLAIPLGPEISQCCGGHVTLQIASATPDTTATLLAEAAHADATAPSVYIFGAGHIGIALSSILAITPVRVALIDTRDDVFAGVPARVDIHQSALPEQIVREAAPGAAFVIVTHDHSLDFLIAAEALRRTDATYVGMIGSRTKRQTFKTWFLKEAGGDIPTYERLVSPIGRGVVQDKRPAVIAALVAAEVLTALDGAGRT from the coding sequence ATGTTCACGCATGACGATCTCCGGGCCTTCCTCGCGTGCACCGGCGCGTATGCGGTTGTGCGGATCGTCGAAGCGAAGGGGTCGACGCCACGCGAGCGCGGCACCATCATGCTGGTCTCACCCACGGAGATTCTAGGCAGCGTTGGCGGCGGGCGGCTCGAATTCGTGGCGATTGCGCGGGCGCGTGAATTGCTGGCGCAAGGCGGCGCGCCGGTCACGCTCGCCATTCCGCTCGGTCCCGAAATCAGCCAGTGCTGCGGCGGGCATGTCACGCTGCAGATCGCAAGCGCAACGCCCGACACCACTGCCACTCTGCTCGCGGAGGCCGCCCATGCCGACGCAACCGCGCCGTCGGTCTACATCTTCGGCGCCGGCCATATCGGCATCGCGCTGTCGTCCATTCTTGCGATCACGCCGGTGCGCGTCGCTCTCATCGACACGCGTGACGACGTCTTCGCCGGCGTGCCGGCGCGCGTCGACATCCACCAGAGCGCCCTGCCCGAACAGATCGTCCGCGAGGCAGCACCGGGCGCAGCCTTCGTGATCGTGACCCACGATCACAGCCTCGATTTCCTGATCGCGGCGGAAGCCTTGAGGCGCACCGACGCCACCTATGTCGGCATGATCGGATCGCGGACGAAGCGCCAGACTTTCAAGACCTGGTTTTTGAAAGAAGCCGGCGGCGATATCCCGACTTATGAGCGGCTGGTCTCGCCGATCGGTCGCGGCGTCGTGCAGGACAAGCGCCCTGCCGTCATCGCCGCACTGGTCGCAGCGGAGGTTTTGACCGCGCTCGACGGCGCCGGCCGGACATAA